The proteins below are encoded in one region of Sulfolobus islandicus Y.N.15.51:
- a CDS encoding DUF2299 domain-containing protein, which produces MFDKSMDKQIEDWLKELGLVASRPPQAKEFFHVVATPPQGGPTISVVRVNDSSKFYIIAMGIGIHPSHVSALMTLNREERIKFIIDLQLEALRYGVDFVALPPNQEIPNVIQVSKPIFIDGLTANEFINTLLDVRNAGVSIMLKFTQRFGPYEPQQQTSLKYT; this is translated from the coding sequence ATGTTTGACAAATCGATGGATAAACAAATAGAGGACTGGTTAAAGGAATTAGGACTAGTTGCGAGTAGACCGCCTCAAGCTAAAGAATTCTTTCACGTTGTTGCCACACCTCCGCAAGGTGGGCCTACTATTAGTGTGGTGAGGGTAAATGATAGTTCAAAATTCTATATTATAGCAATGGGAATAGGGATACATCCATCTCATGTCAGTGCTTTAATGACTCTAAATAGGGAGGAAAGAATCAAATTTATAATAGATTTACAATTGGAAGCTTTACGGTATGGAGTGGATTTCGTAGCCCTACCTCCAAATCAAGAAATTCCTAATGTTATTCAAGTATCTAAACCAATATTTATAGACGGCTTAACCGCAAACGAATTTATCAATACTTTATTAGATGTGAGAAATGCTGGCGTTAGTATAATGTTGAAATTCACCCAAAGATTTGGACCTTATGAACCCCAACAACAAACTTCATTAAAATACACATGA
- a CDS encoding glycolate dehydrogenase has protein sequence MKIISTEKVPEECENIINIKDENLTEEDYKNAEILLTWPGRVNSDLIDKMPNLKVIQTFSAGVDDLNFSIVPPHVKVFSNAGAYSLSVAEHAWALILALAKGVGTKKRTIVYDVSEKTLLVLGGGGIGSEVARIGKTAFRNYVIGISRSFRKPEWFDEKHEMIMIREKIKEADIIVDTLPLNKQTRSLLNYDLLKDVKRNAIIVNVGRGETVDEEGIYRLLKERQDVRFGTDVFWRKNGKEDFYNTKLWELDNFTGTLHTAGAYGNESIMKRAMFMACLNVKKYIDKGVADNEVRREDYV, from the coding sequence ATGAAGATAATATCTACAGAAAAAGTCCCTGAAGAGTGCGAAAATATAATTAATATTAAAGACGAAAATCTAACAGAAGAAGATTATAAAAATGCAGAGATCTTACTAACGTGGCCAGGAAGAGTAAATAGCGATCTCATAGATAAGATGCCTAACCTTAAGGTAATACAAACGTTCTCAGCGGGAGTTGATGATTTAAATTTCTCTATAGTTCCTCCACATGTTAAAGTATTCTCAAATGCCGGTGCCTATTCTTTATCAGTAGCTGAACACGCTTGGGCTCTAATTTTAGCATTAGCCAAAGGTGTGGGAACAAAAAAGAGGACTATAGTTTACGACGTTTCTGAAAAAACGTTGTTGGTTTTAGGTGGTGGTGGCATAGGGTCTGAAGTTGCCAGGATAGGTAAAACGGCTTTTAGAAATTATGTAATAGGAATTTCCAGATCATTCAGAAAACCTGAATGGTTTGACGAAAAGCACGAAATGATAATGATAAGGGAGAAAATTAAAGAGGCTGATATAATTGTCGATACGTTACCTCTAAACAAGCAAACTAGGAGTCTTTTAAATTATGATCTACTAAAAGATGTAAAGCGTAATGCTATAATTGTTAATGTAGGCAGAGGTGAGACAGTGGATGAAGAAGGTATTTATAGGTTGCTTAAGGAGAGGCAAGACGTGAGGTTTGGGACTGATGTATTTTGGAGAAAAAACGGTAAGGAGGATTTCTATAATACAAAGCTATGGGAATTAGATAACTTTACTGGAACGCTTCACACTGCTGGAGCTTATGGTAATGAGAGCATAATGAAGAGGGCAATGTTCATGGCTTGTTTGAATGTGAAAAAATATATAGATAAGGGAGTTGCAGATAATGAAGTAAGAAGGGAAGATTATGTTTGA
- a CDS encoding molybdopterin-dependent oxidoreductase gives MVHACTRDCYDTCIFDDTHKPLDIFPFNGFTCSRGIADLKRNSLNRIDNVYIEGKPNSIDKALDLIVKEIRKRKKEEILHVDYDGNQGLLTWYFPARLWNVIGAASTDYSICSSEGHEAIKLHYRNSIGALPEDFPKYDSFVIWGSELVFSFIHGWNLIKDKYKVTIDVRISETAKRSNKYYIVKPGSDAYLAIGIMKKLFERNWADLSLLDDPEELREYVFSFKDEEIEEATGLDSSKINELAEMYHYRRPLTIIGFALGRSINGGDAISLISLIPALIGMKKGFFYANSQGLGIDFRYLRGLHRYSPSRIVGMAEVGKEVEEGRITFMFVWNSNPLHSLPMSDRIYEAVKEGRLFLVVHDPYWSETTKIANVVLPAPTYLEKEDVVYSYWHNYLVYNKPILPKRGFTEVELMRVLAVKLEIDDDVISEDEWLAIGKATGVNVTELKTKGFVKLLPKYPEGKVRVKPLPDKLKKPNGNIIVFSSHPNYTNSQFKEIYGDKKGIVYNSEFEGIGYLSTNYGKVKVMFKRDASIPRGVFFIHKSFLFDLEGKPINSIIGFAKGKYGNTPIINIDYVETIKA, from the coding sequence CCTTTTAATGGGTTTACATGTTCTAGGGGTATAGCGGATTTAAAGAGGAACTCGTTGAATAGAATTGATAATGTTTATATAGAAGGAAAGCCAAATAGTATTGATAAGGCATTAGATTTAATAGTTAAGGAGATAAGAAAACGGAAAAAAGAGGAAATTCTTCATGTCGACTATGATGGAAACCAAGGTCTATTGACGTGGTATTTTCCGGCAAGACTATGGAATGTAATAGGTGCTGCATCAACTGACTACTCAATATGCAGTTCAGAAGGTCATGAGGCAATTAAGTTACATTATCGTAATTCAATAGGTGCTTTACCAGAGGATTTCCCTAAATATGATTCATTTGTCATATGGGGAAGTGAATTAGTATTTAGTTTCATTCATGGTTGGAACTTGATTAAAGATAAGTATAAGGTAACGATCGATGTTAGAATATCTGAAACAGCTAAAAGGAGTAATAAATACTACATTGTGAAACCCGGAAGTGACGCGTATTTGGCTATAGGGATCATGAAAAAACTATTTGAGAGAAACTGGGCTGATTTATCACTCCTAGATGATCCAGAAGAATTAAGGGAATATGTCTTTTCATTTAAGGATGAAGAAATCGAGGAGGCCACTGGTTTGGATTCTTCTAAAATTAATGAGTTAGCTGAAATGTATCATTATAGAAGACCTTTAACGATTATTGGATTTGCGCTAGGCAGGAGCATAAACGGTGGTGACGCTATTTCACTAATCTCATTAATACCTGCACTTATTGGGATGAAAAAGGGATTTTTCTATGCCAATTCTCAAGGACTTGGAATAGATTTTAGATATTTAAGAGGGCTGCACAGGTACTCTCCTTCAAGAATTGTAGGCATGGCAGAAGTTGGCAAGGAGGTTGAAGAGGGTAGGATAACTTTTATGTTTGTTTGGAACTCTAATCCCTTACATTCATTGCCAATGTCTGACAGAATATATGAGGCTGTAAAGGAGGGTAGATTATTTCTTGTTGTGCATGATCCTTATTGGTCTGAGACTACGAAGATAGCTAATGTAGTGTTACCTGCTCCTACGTATCTTGAGAAAGAGGATGTCGTCTACAGTTATTGGCACAATTATCTAGTTTACAATAAACCAATCCTACCTAAAAGAGGCTTTACTGAGGTCGAATTAATGAGAGTGTTGGCTGTAAAACTAGAAATTGACGACGACGTTATATCTGAGGACGAGTGGCTGGCTATAGGTAAAGCTACTGGGGTTAATGTAACAGAGCTAAAGACTAAAGGATTCGTAAAGTTATTACCTAAATATCCAGAAGGTAAGGTGAGAGTTAAACCACTTCCAGATAAGCTCAAGAAGCCTAATGGAAATATCATCGTTTTTTCCTCTCATCCTAATTATACTAATAGTCAATTTAAGGAAATTTATGGTGATAAGAAGGGCATTGTGTATAATTCAGAATTTGAGGGAATAGGTTATTTATCAACAAACTACGGTAAGGTTAAGGTTATGTTTAAGAGGGATGCTTCAATCCCGAGAGGAGTTTTCTTCATTCATAAATCTTTCTTGTTTGATCTTGAGGGTAAGCCTATTAATAGTATTATAGGTTTTGCTAAGGGAAAGTACGGTAATACTCCAATTATTAATATAGATTACGTGGAGACTATAAAAGCTTGA
- a CDS encoding IS1-like element ISC796 family transposase, which produces MGRKPVFRQDVSCPSCGSHHVVKCGRPLGRQKFLCRDCGKYFLGDASYHHHSRKLREEALRMYANGMSMRAISRVLNVPLGTVFTWIKRYGRKKHEKLVELWGRAKELVKGKVVAKVVDEMWTYLYKNARAFYKWVFTCYVYTKLGVYLIYSVGDRDESTFLEVKKYLPDEGRWVSDDYNLYFWLKDHTVVSPVNPNESFHSSLRDRLIRFKRATKAVNRSIRTMMYSIALVLWERRLIPEFVA; this is translated from the coding sequence ATGGGTAGGAAGCCTGTATTTAGGCAAGACGTTTCTTGTCCCTCTTGTGGTAGTCATCATGTTGTTAAGTGTGGTAGGCCTTTGGGTAGGCAGAAGTTTTTGTGTAGGGATTGTGGTAAGTACTTCTTGGGTGATGCTAGTTATCATCATCATTCTAGGAAGTTGAGGGAGGAGGCTTTGAGAATGTATGCTAATGGTATGAGTATGAGGGCTATTTCTAGGGTGCTTAACGTACCTCTTGGTACTGTTTTCACTTGGATTAAGCGTTATGGTAGGAAAAAGCATGAGAAGTTGGTTGAGTTGTGGGGTAGGGCTAAGGAGCTGGTCAAGGGTAAGGTTGTTGCTAAGGTTGTTGATGAGATGTGGACTTACTTGTACAAGAATGCTAGGGCTTTTTACAAGTGGGTTTTCACTTGTTACGTGTACACGAAGCTGGGAGTTTACCTCATTTACTCTGTGGGGGATAGGGATGAGAGTACTTTCCTTGAGGTCAAAAAGTATTTGCCTGACGAGGGTAGATGGGTGAGCGATGATTATAACTTGTACTTCTGGTTGAAAGACCACACGGTTGTCTCGCCAGTTAACCCGAACGAGTCCTTTCATTCCTCATTAAGGGATAGGCTAATTAGATTCAAGAGAGCAACGAAGGCAGTAAATAGGAGCATTCGCACCATGATGTACTCCATAGCCCTAGTCTTATGGGAGAGAAGGTTAATCCCAGAATTTGTAGCTTAA
- a CDS encoding APC family permease translates to MSSKNKIFVRETSGLIKNVSLWDAVALNIGNMSAGIALFESISPYIQQGGVLWLASLIGFIFAIPQLLIYVILTSKIPRTGGDYIWISRSLNGGLGSTMALAVMIESTAYFALVAFFTSSAINTALTVIGEYQHSPALLSIANNIIVDPYAVTPTLQQSLIIYGISALVFVVIILLNIFRAKWGYRVVSVLGIFSMATLVLAMIVLALNSGDFYSKISTLITANNLNVTIPSSRGSFLPSSISWSATLFLLPFFALYTYPWMQAGPAVAAEFKGKKTIKWNLPIALILTGILVTLAFLEMDLIGGYNFNLEAYPTFLYNFWTAAIAVASNPILQWIIALGLIVWNIYILAYGVIVFARYVFALSFDRVLPTKFSEVNKHGSPVYAHVFDLSLTLLLLLVPAFSIGAALSLYGATILGSLYFLVVSVAGIAFGIKERNYILSIAGLISAGYFAYLTYVAATNSDFGFMTSSGPNLITTVFVIGTLIVSALIYIISKIIHKRKGIDIDLAFKEIPPE, encoded by the coding sequence GTGAGCAGCAAAAACAAAATATTCGTAAGGGAGACTTCCGGTTTAATAAAGAATGTATCGTTATGGGACGCAGTTGCACTTAACATAGGCAATATGTCAGCTGGAATAGCTCTATTTGAATCAATATCACCATATATACAACAAGGAGGAGTGTTATGGTTAGCATCGTTAATTGGTTTTATTTTCGCTATACCGCAATTATTAATTTATGTAATTTTAACGTCAAAAATTCCAAGAACTGGTGGAGATTACATATGGATTTCGAGAAGCCTAAATGGTGGTTTAGGATCTACAATGGCTCTGGCTGTGATGATAGAATCTACAGCTTACTTCGCACTAGTAGCATTTTTCACATCTTCCGCCATAAACACTGCCCTAACAGTAATAGGTGAATATCAACACTCTCCTGCGCTCTTAAGTATAGCCAACAACATAATAGTGGACCCATATGCAGTAACACCAACCTTACAACAAAGTTTAATAATTTATGGCATTTCGGCGTTAGTTTTCGTAGTAATAATTCTCCTTAACATATTTAGGGCTAAGTGGGGGTATAGAGTAGTATCAGTGTTGGGAATATTTTCAATGGCCACGTTAGTCTTAGCAATGATAGTTTTAGCGCTTAATTCAGGTGACTTTTACTCGAAAATTTCAACACTAATAACCGCTAATAATCTTAATGTAACTATTCCCTCATCTAGAGGATCATTTTTGCCTTCTTCGATATCTTGGTCTGCTACATTATTCCTCTTACCGTTCTTCGCGTTATATACATATCCTTGGATGCAAGCTGGACCAGCAGTTGCAGCTGAATTTAAAGGAAAGAAAACCATAAAGTGGAACTTACCAATAGCTTTAATACTCACTGGAATATTGGTTACATTAGCGTTTCTTGAGATGGATTTAATTGGAGGTTATAATTTCAACTTAGAAGCTTATCCAACCTTTTTATACAACTTCTGGACGGCTGCAATAGCTGTAGCGTCAAATCCAATATTACAATGGATAATCGCATTAGGGCTAATAGTATGGAACATATACATACTTGCTTACGGTGTTATAGTATTTGCCAGATACGTTTTTGCATTGTCCTTTGATAGAGTTTTACCGACTAAGTTCAGTGAGGTTAATAAACATGGTTCACCAGTATACGCTCACGTATTTGATCTCTCATTAACTTTACTGTTGCTTTTAGTTCCGGCATTTTCCATAGGCGCTGCACTTTCCCTTTATGGTGCTACAATACTAGGAAGCCTATATTTTCTCGTGGTAAGTGTAGCTGGTATTGCATTTGGAATTAAAGAAAGAAATTATATATTATCTATAGCAGGTTTAATTTCGGCTGGTTATTTCGCATATCTGACTTATGTGGCAGCTACTAATTCAGACTTCGGATTCATGACTTCTAGTGGACCTAACTTAATTACAACTGTATTTGTAATAGGGACACTTATTGTTAGTGCATTAATATACATTATATCAAAGATTATTCACAAAAGGAAAGGTATTGATATAGATTTGGCATTCAAGGAAATACCACCCGAATAA